The Myotis daubentonii chromosome 9, mMyoDau2.1, whole genome shotgun sequence genome has a segment encoding these proteins:
- the LARGE2 gene encoding xylosyl- and glucuronyltransferase LARGE2 isoform X5: MPARVKAPPPREVKGRRWGPRAAQKGMGSEQVPGTEPSPAAAPHFLQSMREWGGGQASWVPAPLAVGGGARPPCPGGSPRPFGFSQAEVKPEPRLGAGLAPARTGLACAFTPLSPAPRLAFGRERTGSPSRRRRARDGARGPGSRPSLSAPQTAMLPRGCPRALGAAALLLLLLLGFLLFGGDLECARRAWGGAGSFLCALAPRIPQDGRPRGAAALDRDPPTDPGGHNRSDCVLPRPLPPRCELLHVAIVCAGHHTSRDVVTLVKSLLFYRKNPLHLHLVADAVARNILETLFHTWMLPAVRVSFYDADEPQPQVSWIPNKHYSGLYGLMKLVLPGALPPDLARVIVLDTDVTFASDIAELWALFAHFSAPSCPPLPDEQVIGLVENQSDWYLGNLWRNHKPWPALGRGFNTGVILLWLDRLRQAGWEQMWKLTATQELLTLSATSLADQDIFNAVIKGHPALVQPLPCVWNVQLSDHTLAERCYLEAADIKAIHWNSPKKLRVKNKHVEFFRNLYLTFLEHDGNLLRRELFGCPSPRPPEAEQLQQALAQLNEEDACFEFRQQQLTVHRVHITFLPHEPPPPRPHDVTLVAQLSMDRLQMLEALCRHWPGPMSLALYLTDAEAQQFLRFVEASEVLSARQDVAYHVVYREGPLYPINQIRNVALAQALTPYVFLSDIDFLPAYSLYDYLRNTSSWCCQRPSPSTCHTPQVSTSPASAPAPPIEAACRPLRMSSSRTCPATMGLLPSNTSLPCSSLRLPDLPRLGLCGSPLPLALALTPLFKLFKVSGKGRSGASGVGPGASLCCSVAGVYSPSAPAGLGLVPPSSTVHLFFIINVLKALFYVLLGLGHEGIHEPRECLGGPESCWSHRRARL, translated from the exons ATGCCGGCCCGGGTCAAGGCCCCACCCCCACGCGAGGtgaaggggaggaggtggggccccAGAGCAGCCCAGAAGGGGATGGGCTCAGAGCAGGTACCTGGGACTGAGCCTTCCCCGGCGGCGGCCCCCCACTTCCTCCAGTCTAtgcgggagtgggggggggggcaggcttcCTGGGTTCCTGCCCCGctggcggtggggggcggggccaggcctccctgccccggGGGGTCTCCCCGCCCCTTCGGGTTCAGTCAAGCGGAGGTGAAACCTGAACCcaggttgggggcggggctggctcctGCTCGGACGGGGCTGGCCTGCGCCTTCACCCCCCTTTCCCCGGCACCCCGCCTGGCTTTTGGAAGAGAAAGGACCGGGTCCCCCAGCCGCAGGAGAAG GGCCCGCGATGGAGCCCGCGGCCCGGGGTCGCGCCCCTCCCTGAGCGCCCCGCAGACGGCCATGCTGCCCCGAGGGTGCCCCCGGGCGCTGGGGGCCgccgcgctgctgctgctgctgctgctcggcTTCCTCCTGTTCGGCGGGGACCTGGAGTGTGCGCGCCGCGCGTGGGGCGGCGCGGGGTCCTTCCTCTGCGCGCTGGCGCCACGGATCCCCCAAGACGGGCGGCCACGGGGGGCTGCTGCCCTCGACCGAGACCCGCCGACGGACCCCGGGGGCCACAACCGCTCGGACTGCGTCCTGCCGCGGCCGCTGCCTCCCAGGTGCGAG ctcttGCACGTGGCCATCGTGTGTGCAGGACACCACACCAGCCGAGACGTCGTCACTCTGGTCAAGTCCTTGCTCTTCTACAG GAAAAACCCATTGCACCTCCACTTGGTGGCCGATGCCGTGGCCAGGAACATTCTGGAGACGCTCTTTCACACATGGATGCTGCCCGCTGTCCGCGTCAGCTTCTATGACGCCGATGAG ccacagccccaggtCTCCTGGATCCCCAACAAGCATTACTCTGGCCTCTACGGGCTAATGAAGCTAGTGCTGCCCGGTGCCCTGCCTCCTGACCTGGCCCGGGTTATTGTCCTGGACACGGATGTCACCTTCGCCTCCGACATTGCCGAGCTCTGGGCACTCTTTGCTCACTTTTCTG CTCCCtcatgccctcccctcccagacgAGCAGGTGATCGGTCTTGTGGAGAATCAGAGCGACTGGTACCTGGGCAACCTCTGGAGGAACCACAAGCCCTGGCCTGCCTTGGGCAGGGGATTTAACACag GTGTGATCCTCCTGTGGCTGGACCGGCTGCGGCAGGCTGGCTGGGAGCAGATGTGGAAGCTGACCGCTACACAGGAGCTCCTCACCCTGTCCGCCACCTCGTTGGCCGACCag GACATCTTCAATGCTGTAATCAAGGGGCACCCGGCACTGGTGCAGCCCCTGCCCTGTGTCTGGAATGTGCAGCTGTCTGACCACACGCTGGCTGAGCGCTGTTACTTGGAGGCGGCTGACATCAAG GCGATCCACTGGAACTCACCGAAGAAGCTGCGTGTGAAGAACAAGCATGTGGAATTCTTCCGCAACCTCTACCTGACCTTCCTGGAGCACGATGGGAACCTGCTGCGGAGAGAGCTCTTTGGGTGCCCCAGCCCGCGCCCACCTGAGGCCGAGCAG CTGCAGCAGGCCCTGGCACAACTCAACGAGGAAGATGCCTGCTTTGAGTTCCGGCAGCAGCAGCTCACTGTGCACCGGGTGCACATCACTTTCTTGCCCCATGAGCCACCGCCTCCCCGGCCCCACGATGTCACCCTTGTGGCTCAGCTCTCCATGGACCG GCTGCAGATGCTGGAGGCCCTGTGCAGGCACTGGCCGGGCCCCATGAGCCTGGCCTTGTATCTGACAGACGCAGAAGCCCAGCAGTTCCTGCGTTTCGTCGAGGCCTCGGAGGTGCTCTCTGCCCGGCAGGATGTGGCCTACCACGTGGTGTACCGTGAGGGTCCCCTCTACCCCATCAACCAGATTCGCAATGTGGCCTTGGCCCAGGCCCTCACGCCTTATGTTTTCCTCAGCGACATTGACTTCCTGCCTGCCTACTCCCTCTACGACTACCTCAG GAATACGAGTTCCTGGTGCTGCCAGAGGCCTTCACCATCCACCTGCCACACACCCCAAGTCTCGACATCTCCCGCTTCCGCTCCAGCACCACCTATCGAGGCTGCCTGCAGGCCCTTAAGGATGAGTTCCTCCAGGACTTGTCCCGCCACTATGGGGCTGCTGCCCTCAAATACCTCACTGCCCTGCAGCAGCCTGAGGCTCCCTGACCTCCCAAGGCTGGGCCTGTGTGGCTCTCCGCTGCCCCTGGCCTTGGCTCTCACTccgttatttaaattatttaaggtCTCTGGGAAGGGCCGCAGTGGAgcatctggggtggggcctggggcctccctTTGCTGTTCGGTCGCTGGGGTCTattctccctctgccccagctggtttggggCTGGTTCCCCCCTCCTCAACTGTACACCTCTTTTtcataattaatgttttaaaagctCTGTTTTATGTTCTTCTTGGTTTGGGGCATGAGGGCATCCATGAGCCCAGGGAGTGCCTGGGAGGTCCCGAGTCTTGCTGGAGTCATAGGAGGGCCCGGCTGTGA
- the LARGE2 gene encoding xylosyl- and glucuronyltransferase LARGE2 isoform X1: MPARVKAPPPREVKGRRWGPRAAQKGMGSEQVPGTEPSPAAAPHFLQSMREWGGGQASWVPAPLAVGGGARPPCPGGSPRPFGFSQAEVKPEPRLGAGLAPARTGLACAFTPLSPAPRLAFGRERTGSPSRRRRARDGARGPGSRPSLSAPQTAMLPRGCPRALGAAALLLLLLLGFLLFGGDLECARRAWGGAGSFLCALAPRIPQDGRPRGAAALDRDPPTDPGGHNRSDCVLPRPLPPRCELLHVAIVCAGHHTSRDVVTLVKSLLFYRKNPLHLHLVADAVARNILETLFHTWMLPAVRVSFYDADEPQPQVSWIPNKHYSGLYGLMKLVLPGALPPDLARVIVLDTDVTFASDIAELWALFAHFSAPSCPPLPDEQVIGLVENQSDWYLGNLWRNHKPWPALGRGFNTGVILLWLDRLRQAGWEQMWKLTATQELLTLSATSLADQDIFNAVIKGHPALVQPLPCVWNVQLSDHTLAERCYLEAADIKAIHWNSPKKLRVKNKHVEFFRNLYLTFLEHDGNLLRRELFGCPSPRPPEAEQLQQALAQLNEEDACFEFRQQQLTVHRVHITFLPHEPPPPRPHDVTLVAQLSMDRLQMLEALCRHWPGPMSLALYLTDAEAQQFLRFVEASEVLSARQDVAYHVVYREGPLYPINQIRNVALAQALTPYVFLSDIDFLPAYSLYDYLRASIEQLELGSRRKAALVVPAFETLHYQFSFPTSKAELLALLDAGSVYTFRNTSSWCCQRPSPSTCHTPQVSTSPASAPAPPIEAACRPLRMSSSRTCPATMGLLPSNTSLPCSSLRLPDLPRLGLCGSPLPLALALTPLFKLFKVSGKGRSGASGVGPGASLCCSVAGVYSPSAPAGLGLVPPSSTVHLFFIINVLKALFYVLLGLGHEGIHEPRECLGGPESCWSHRRARL; the protein is encoded by the exons ATGCCGGCCCGGGTCAAGGCCCCACCCCCACGCGAGGtgaaggggaggaggtggggccccAGAGCAGCCCAGAAGGGGATGGGCTCAGAGCAGGTACCTGGGACTGAGCCTTCCCCGGCGGCGGCCCCCCACTTCCTCCAGTCTAtgcgggagtgggggggggggcaggcttcCTGGGTTCCTGCCCCGctggcggtggggggcggggccaggcctccctgccccggGGGGTCTCCCCGCCCCTTCGGGTTCAGTCAAGCGGAGGTGAAACCTGAACCcaggttgggggcggggctggctcctGCTCGGACGGGGCTGGCCTGCGCCTTCACCCCCCTTTCCCCGGCACCCCGCCTGGCTTTTGGAAGAGAAAGGACCGGGTCCCCCAGCCGCAGGAGAAG GGCCCGCGATGGAGCCCGCGGCCCGGGGTCGCGCCCCTCCCTGAGCGCCCCGCAGACGGCCATGCTGCCCCGAGGGTGCCCCCGGGCGCTGGGGGCCgccgcgctgctgctgctgctgctgctcggcTTCCTCCTGTTCGGCGGGGACCTGGAGTGTGCGCGCCGCGCGTGGGGCGGCGCGGGGTCCTTCCTCTGCGCGCTGGCGCCACGGATCCCCCAAGACGGGCGGCCACGGGGGGCTGCTGCCCTCGACCGAGACCCGCCGACGGACCCCGGGGGCCACAACCGCTCGGACTGCGTCCTGCCGCGGCCGCTGCCTCCCAGGTGCGAG ctcttGCACGTGGCCATCGTGTGTGCAGGACACCACACCAGCCGAGACGTCGTCACTCTGGTCAAGTCCTTGCTCTTCTACAG GAAAAACCCATTGCACCTCCACTTGGTGGCCGATGCCGTGGCCAGGAACATTCTGGAGACGCTCTTTCACACATGGATGCTGCCCGCTGTCCGCGTCAGCTTCTATGACGCCGATGAG ccacagccccaggtCTCCTGGATCCCCAACAAGCATTACTCTGGCCTCTACGGGCTAATGAAGCTAGTGCTGCCCGGTGCCCTGCCTCCTGACCTGGCCCGGGTTATTGTCCTGGACACGGATGTCACCTTCGCCTCCGACATTGCCGAGCTCTGGGCACTCTTTGCTCACTTTTCTG CTCCCtcatgccctcccctcccagacgAGCAGGTGATCGGTCTTGTGGAGAATCAGAGCGACTGGTACCTGGGCAACCTCTGGAGGAACCACAAGCCCTGGCCTGCCTTGGGCAGGGGATTTAACACag GTGTGATCCTCCTGTGGCTGGACCGGCTGCGGCAGGCTGGCTGGGAGCAGATGTGGAAGCTGACCGCTACACAGGAGCTCCTCACCCTGTCCGCCACCTCGTTGGCCGACCag GACATCTTCAATGCTGTAATCAAGGGGCACCCGGCACTGGTGCAGCCCCTGCCCTGTGTCTGGAATGTGCAGCTGTCTGACCACACGCTGGCTGAGCGCTGTTACTTGGAGGCGGCTGACATCAAG GCGATCCACTGGAACTCACCGAAGAAGCTGCGTGTGAAGAACAAGCATGTGGAATTCTTCCGCAACCTCTACCTGACCTTCCTGGAGCACGATGGGAACCTGCTGCGGAGAGAGCTCTTTGGGTGCCCCAGCCCGCGCCCACCTGAGGCCGAGCAG CTGCAGCAGGCCCTGGCACAACTCAACGAGGAAGATGCCTGCTTTGAGTTCCGGCAGCAGCAGCTCACTGTGCACCGGGTGCACATCACTTTCTTGCCCCATGAGCCACCGCCTCCCCGGCCCCACGATGTCACCCTTGTGGCTCAGCTCTCCATGGACCG GCTGCAGATGCTGGAGGCCCTGTGCAGGCACTGGCCGGGCCCCATGAGCCTGGCCTTGTATCTGACAGACGCAGAAGCCCAGCAGTTCCTGCGTTTCGTCGAGGCCTCGGAGGTGCTCTCTGCCCGGCAGGATGTGGCCTACCACGTGGTGTACCGTGAGGGTCCCCTCTACCCCATCAACCAGATTCGCAATGTGGCCTTGGCCCAGGCCCTCACGCCTTATGTTTTCCTCAGCGACATTGACTTCCTGCCTGCCTACTCCCTCTACGACTACCTCAG GGCCTCCATTGAGCAGCTGGAGCTGGGCAGCAGGCGGAAGGCGGCCCTGGTGGTGCCAGCATTTGAGACCCTGCACTACCAGTTCAGCTTCCCCACTTCCAAGGCTGAACTGCTGGCCTTGCTAGACGCTGGCTCTGTCTACACCTTCAG GAATACGAGTTCCTGGTGCTGCCAGAGGCCTTCACCATCCACCTGCCACACACCCCAAGTCTCGACATCTCCCGCTTCCGCTCCAGCACCACCTATCGAGGCTGCCTGCAGGCCCTTAAGGATGAGTTCCTCCAGGACTTGTCCCGCCACTATGGGGCTGCTGCCCTCAAATACCTCACTGCCCTGCAGCAGCCTGAGGCTCCCTGACCTCCCAAGGCTGGGCCTGTGTGGCTCTCCGCTGCCCCTGGCCTTGGCTCTCACTccgttatttaaattatttaaggtCTCTGGGAAGGGCCGCAGTGGAgcatctggggtggggcctggggcctccctTTGCTGTTCGGTCGCTGGGGTCTattctccctctgccccagctggtttggggCTGGTTCCCCCCTCCTCAACTGTACACCTCTTTTtcataattaatgttttaaaagctCTGTTTTATGTTCTTCTTGGTTTGGGGCATGAGGGCATCCATGAGCCCAGGGAGTGCCTGGGAGGTCCCGAGTCTTGCTGGAGTCATAGGAGGGCCCGGCTGTGA
- the LARGE2 gene encoding xylosyl- and glucuronyltransferase LARGE2 isoform X2: protein MPARVKAPPPREVKGRRWGPRAAQKGMGSEQVPGTEPSPAAAPHFLQSMREWGGGQASWVPAPLAVGGGARPPCPGGSPRPFGFSQAEVKPEPRLGAGLAPARTGLACAFTPLSPAPRLAFGRERTGSPSRRRRARDGARGPGSRPSLSAPQTAMLPRGCPRALGAAALLLLLLLGFLLFGGDLECARRAWGGAGSFLCALAPRIPQDGRPRGAAALDRDPPTDPGGHNRSDCVLPRPLPPRCELLHVAIVCAGHHTSRDVVTLVKSLLFYRKNPLHLHLVADAVARNILETLFHTWMLPAVRVSFYDADEPQPQVSWIPNKHYSGLYGLMKLVLPGALPPDLARVIVLDTDVTFASDIAELWALFAHFSDEQVIGLVENQSDWYLGNLWRNHKPWPALGRGFNTGVILLWLDRLRQAGWEQMWKLTATQELLTLSATSLADQDIFNAVIKGHPALVQPLPCVWNVQLSDHTLAERCYLEAADIKAIHWNSPKKLRVKNKHVEFFRNLYLTFLEHDGNLLRRELFGCPSPRPPEAEQLQQALAQLNEEDACFEFRQQQLTVHRVHITFLPHEPPPPRPHDVTLVAQLSMDRLQMLEALCRHWPGPMSLALYLTDAEAQQFLRFVEASEVLSARQDVAYHVVYREGPLYPINQIRNVALAQALTPYVFLSDIDFLPAYSLYDYLRASIEQLELGSRRKAALVVPAFETLHYQFSFPTSKAELLALLDAGSVYTFRNTSSWCCQRPSPSTCHTPQVSTSPASAPAPPIEAACRPLRMSSSRTCPATMGLLPSNTSLPCSSLRLPDLPRLGLCGSPLPLALALTPLFKLFKVSGKGRSGASGVGPGASLCCSVAGVYSPSAPAGLGLVPPSSTVHLFFIINVLKALFYVLLGLGHEGIHEPRECLGGPESCWSHRRARL from the exons ATGCCGGCCCGGGTCAAGGCCCCACCCCCACGCGAGGtgaaggggaggaggtggggccccAGAGCAGCCCAGAAGGGGATGGGCTCAGAGCAGGTACCTGGGACTGAGCCTTCCCCGGCGGCGGCCCCCCACTTCCTCCAGTCTAtgcgggagtgggggggggggcaggcttcCTGGGTTCCTGCCCCGctggcggtggggggcggggccaggcctccctgccccggGGGGTCTCCCCGCCCCTTCGGGTTCAGTCAAGCGGAGGTGAAACCTGAACCcaggttgggggcggggctggctcctGCTCGGACGGGGCTGGCCTGCGCCTTCACCCCCCTTTCCCCGGCACCCCGCCTGGCTTTTGGAAGAGAAAGGACCGGGTCCCCCAGCCGCAGGAGAAG GGCCCGCGATGGAGCCCGCGGCCCGGGGTCGCGCCCCTCCCTGAGCGCCCCGCAGACGGCCATGCTGCCCCGAGGGTGCCCCCGGGCGCTGGGGGCCgccgcgctgctgctgctgctgctgctcggcTTCCTCCTGTTCGGCGGGGACCTGGAGTGTGCGCGCCGCGCGTGGGGCGGCGCGGGGTCCTTCCTCTGCGCGCTGGCGCCACGGATCCCCCAAGACGGGCGGCCACGGGGGGCTGCTGCCCTCGACCGAGACCCGCCGACGGACCCCGGGGGCCACAACCGCTCGGACTGCGTCCTGCCGCGGCCGCTGCCTCCCAGGTGCGAG ctcttGCACGTGGCCATCGTGTGTGCAGGACACCACACCAGCCGAGACGTCGTCACTCTGGTCAAGTCCTTGCTCTTCTACAG GAAAAACCCATTGCACCTCCACTTGGTGGCCGATGCCGTGGCCAGGAACATTCTGGAGACGCTCTTTCACACATGGATGCTGCCCGCTGTCCGCGTCAGCTTCTATGACGCCGATGAG ccacagccccaggtCTCCTGGATCCCCAACAAGCATTACTCTGGCCTCTACGGGCTAATGAAGCTAGTGCTGCCCGGTGCCCTGCCTCCTGACCTGGCCCGGGTTATTGTCCTGGACACGGATGTCACCTTCGCCTCCGACATTGCCGAGCTCTGGGCACTCTTTGCTCACTTTTCTG acgAGCAGGTGATCGGTCTTGTGGAGAATCAGAGCGACTGGTACCTGGGCAACCTCTGGAGGAACCACAAGCCCTGGCCTGCCTTGGGCAGGGGATTTAACACag GTGTGATCCTCCTGTGGCTGGACCGGCTGCGGCAGGCTGGCTGGGAGCAGATGTGGAAGCTGACCGCTACACAGGAGCTCCTCACCCTGTCCGCCACCTCGTTGGCCGACCag GACATCTTCAATGCTGTAATCAAGGGGCACCCGGCACTGGTGCAGCCCCTGCCCTGTGTCTGGAATGTGCAGCTGTCTGACCACACGCTGGCTGAGCGCTGTTACTTGGAGGCGGCTGACATCAAG GCGATCCACTGGAACTCACCGAAGAAGCTGCGTGTGAAGAACAAGCATGTGGAATTCTTCCGCAACCTCTACCTGACCTTCCTGGAGCACGATGGGAACCTGCTGCGGAGAGAGCTCTTTGGGTGCCCCAGCCCGCGCCCACCTGAGGCCGAGCAG CTGCAGCAGGCCCTGGCACAACTCAACGAGGAAGATGCCTGCTTTGAGTTCCGGCAGCAGCAGCTCACTGTGCACCGGGTGCACATCACTTTCTTGCCCCATGAGCCACCGCCTCCCCGGCCCCACGATGTCACCCTTGTGGCTCAGCTCTCCATGGACCG GCTGCAGATGCTGGAGGCCCTGTGCAGGCACTGGCCGGGCCCCATGAGCCTGGCCTTGTATCTGACAGACGCAGAAGCCCAGCAGTTCCTGCGTTTCGTCGAGGCCTCGGAGGTGCTCTCTGCCCGGCAGGATGTGGCCTACCACGTGGTGTACCGTGAGGGTCCCCTCTACCCCATCAACCAGATTCGCAATGTGGCCTTGGCCCAGGCCCTCACGCCTTATGTTTTCCTCAGCGACATTGACTTCCTGCCTGCCTACTCCCTCTACGACTACCTCAG GGCCTCCATTGAGCAGCTGGAGCTGGGCAGCAGGCGGAAGGCGGCCCTGGTGGTGCCAGCATTTGAGACCCTGCACTACCAGTTCAGCTTCCCCACTTCCAAGGCTGAACTGCTGGCCTTGCTAGACGCTGGCTCTGTCTACACCTTCAG GAATACGAGTTCCTGGTGCTGCCAGAGGCCTTCACCATCCACCTGCCACACACCCCAAGTCTCGACATCTCCCGCTTCCGCTCCAGCACCACCTATCGAGGCTGCCTGCAGGCCCTTAAGGATGAGTTCCTCCAGGACTTGTCCCGCCACTATGGGGCTGCTGCCCTCAAATACCTCACTGCCCTGCAGCAGCCTGAGGCTCCCTGACCTCCCAAGGCTGGGCCTGTGTGGCTCTCCGCTGCCCCTGGCCTTGGCTCTCACTccgttatttaaattatttaaggtCTCTGGGAAGGGCCGCAGTGGAgcatctggggtggggcctggggcctccctTTGCTGTTCGGTCGCTGGGGTCTattctccctctgccccagctggtttggggCTGGTTCCCCCCTCCTCAACTGTACACCTCTTTTtcataattaatgttttaaaagctCTGTTTTATGTTCTTCTTGGTTTGGGGCATGAGGGCATCCATGAGCCCAGGGAGTGCCTGGGAGGTCCCGAGTCTTGCTGGAGTCATAGGAGGGCCCGGCTGTGA
- the LARGE2 gene encoding xylosyl- and glucuronyltransferase LARGE2 isoform X3, which produces MPARVKAPPPREVKGRRWGPRAAQKGMGSEQVPGTEPSPAAAPHFLQSMREWGGGQASWVPAPLAVGGGARPPCPGGSPRPFGFSQAEVKPEPRLGAGLAPARTGLACAFTPLSPAPRLAFGRERTGSPSRRRRARDGARGPGSRPSLSAPQTAMLPRGCPRALGAAALLLLLLLGFLLFGGDLECARRAWGGAGSFLCALAPRIPQDGRPRGAAALDRDPPTDPGGHNRSDCVLPRPLPPRCELLHVAIVCAGHHTSRDVVTLVKSLLFYRKNPLHLHLVADAVARNILETLFHTWMLPAVRVSFYDADEPQPQVSWIPNKHYSGLYGLMKLVLPGALPPDLARVIVLDTDVTFASDIAELWALFAHFSGVILLWLDRLRQAGWEQMWKLTATQELLTLSATSLADQDIFNAVIKGHPALVQPLPCVWNVQLSDHTLAERCYLEAADIKAIHWNSPKKLRVKNKHVEFFRNLYLTFLEHDGNLLRRELFGCPSPRPPEAEQLQQALAQLNEEDACFEFRQQQLTVHRVHITFLPHEPPPPRPHDVTLVAQLSMDRLQMLEALCRHWPGPMSLALYLTDAEAQQFLRFVEASEVLSARQDVAYHVVYREGPLYPINQIRNVALAQALTPYVFLSDIDFLPAYSLYDYLRASIEQLELGSRRKAALVVPAFETLHYQFSFPTSKAELLALLDAGSVYTFRNTSSWCCQRPSPSTCHTPQVSTSPASAPAPPIEAACRPLRMSSSRTCPATMGLLPSNTSLPCSSLRLPDLPRLGLCGSPLPLALALTPLFKLFKVSGKGRSGASGVGPGASLCCSVAGVYSPSAPAGLGLVPPSSTVHLFFIINVLKALFYVLLGLGHEGIHEPRECLGGPESCWSHRRARL; this is translated from the exons ATGCCGGCCCGGGTCAAGGCCCCACCCCCACGCGAGGtgaaggggaggaggtggggccccAGAGCAGCCCAGAAGGGGATGGGCTCAGAGCAGGTACCTGGGACTGAGCCTTCCCCGGCGGCGGCCCCCCACTTCCTCCAGTCTAtgcgggagtgggggggggggcaggcttcCTGGGTTCCTGCCCCGctggcggtggggggcggggccaggcctccctgccccggGGGGTCTCCCCGCCCCTTCGGGTTCAGTCAAGCGGAGGTGAAACCTGAACCcaggttgggggcggggctggctcctGCTCGGACGGGGCTGGCCTGCGCCTTCACCCCCCTTTCCCCGGCACCCCGCCTGGCTTTTGGAAGAGAAAGGACCGGGTCCCCCAGCCGCAGGAGAAG GGCCCGCGATGGAGCCCGCGGCCCGGGGTCGCGCCCCTCCCTGAGCGCCCCGCAGACGGCCATGCTGCCCCGAGGGTGCCCCCGGGCGCTGGGGGCCgccgcgctgctgctgctgctgctgctcggcTTCCTCCTGTTCGGCGGGGACCTGGAGTGTGCGCGCCGCGCGTGGGGCGGCGCGGGGTCCTTCCTCTGCGCGCTGGCGCCACGGATCCCCCAAGACGGGCGGCCACGGGGGGCTGCTGCCCTCGACCGAGACCCGCCGACGGACCCCGGGGGCCACAACCGCTCGGACTGCGTCCTGCCGCGGCCGCTGCCTCCCAGGTGCGAG ctcttGCACGTGGCCATCGTGTGTGCAGGACACCACACCAGCCGAGACGTCGTCACTCTGGTCAAGTCCTTGCTCTTCTACAG GAAAAACCCATTGCACCTCCACTTGGTGGCCGATGCCGTGGCCAGGAACATTCTGGAGACGCTCTTTCACACATGGATGCTGCCCGCTGTCCGCGTCAGCTTCTATGACGCCGATGAG ccacagccccaggtCTCCTGGATCCCCAACAAGCATTACTCTGGCCTCTACGGGCTAATGAAGCTAGTGCTGCCCGGTGCCCTGCCTCCTGACCTGGCCCGGGTTATTGTCCTGGACACGGATGTCACCTTCGCCTCCGACATTGCCGAGCTCTGGGCACTCTTTGCTCACTTTTCTG GTGTGATCCTCCTGTGGCTGGACCGGCTGCGGCAGGCTGGCTGGGAGCAGATGTGGAAGCTGACCGCTACACAGGAGCTCCTCACCCTGTCCGCCACCTCGTTGGCCGACCag GACATCTTCAATGCTGTAATCAAGGGGCACCCGGCACTGGTGCAGCCCCTGCCCTGTGTCTGGAATGTGCAGCTGTCTGACCACACGCTGGCTGAGCGCTGTTACTTGGAGGCGGCTGACATCAAG GCGATCCACTGGAACTCACCGAAGAAGCTGCGTGTGAAGAACAAGCATGTGGAATTCTTCCGCAACCTCTACCTGACCTTCCTGGAGCACGATGGGAACCTGCTGCGGAGAGAGCTCTTTGGGTGCCCCAGCCCGCGCCCACCTGAGGCCGAGCAG CTGCAGCAGGCCCTGGCACAACTCAACGAGGAAGATGCCTGCTTTGAGTTCCGGCAGCAGCAGCTCACTGTGCACCGGGTGCACATCACTTTCTTGCCCCATGAGCCACCGCCTCCCCGGCCCCACGATGTCACCCTTGTGGCTCAGCTCTCCATGGACCG GCTGCAGATGCTGGAGGCCCTGTGCAGGCACTGGCCGGGCCCCATGAGCCTGGCCTTGTATCTGACAGACGCAGAAGCCCAGCAGTTCCTGCGTTTCGTCGAGGCCTCGGAGGTGCTCTCTGCCCGGCAGGATGTGGCCTACCACGTGGTGTACCGTGAGGGTCCCCTCTACCCCATCAACCAGATTCGCAATGTGGCCTTGGCCCAGGCCCTCACGCCTTATGTTTTCCTCAGCGACATTGACTTCCTGCCTGCCTACTCCCTCTACGACTACCTCAG GGCCTCCATTGAGCAGCTGGAGCTGGGCAGCAGGCGGAAGGCGGCCCTGGTGGTGCCAGCATTTGAGACCCTGCACTACCAGTTCAGCTTCCCCACTTCCAAGGCTGAACTGCTGGCCTTGCTAGACGCTGGCTCTGTCTACACCTTCAG GAATACGAGTTCCTGGTGCTGCCAGAGGCCTTCACCATCCACCTGCCACACACCCCAAGTCTCGACATCTCCCGCTTCCGCTCCAGCACCACCTATCGAGGCTGCCTGCAGGCCCTTAAGGATGAGTTCCTCCAGGACTTGTCCCGCCACTATGGGGCTGCTGCCCTCAAATACCTCACTGCCCTGCAGCAGCCTGAGGCTCCCTGACCTCCCAAGGCTGGGCCTGTGTGGCTCTCCGCTGCCCCTGGCCTTGGCTCTCACTccgttatttaaattatttaaggtCTCTGGGAAGGGCCGCAGTGGAgcatctggggtggggcctggggcctccctTTGCTGTTCGGTCGCTGGGGTCTattctccctctgccccagctggtttggggCTGGTTCCCCCCTCCTCAACTGTACACCTCTTTTtcataattaatgttttaaaagctCTGTTTTATGTTCTTCTTGGTTTGGGGCATGAGGGCATCCATGAGCCCAGGGAGTGCCTGGGAGGTCCCGAGTCTTGCTGGAGTCATAGGAGGGCCCGGCTGTGA